From the Macaca nemestrina isolate mMacNem1 chromosome 7, mMacNem.hap1, whole genome shotgun sequence genome, one window contains:
- the LOC105499091 gene encoding nuclear pore-associated protein 1 has translation MGNLFSKFRPGCRRRPVPGPGRGAPAPLARDASQPGRVHPAATPRPFRGLFRRNARRRPSPGGIFVAPKRPCPLPRAAAAPLGVLPAVGWGLATRKTPVLPTRNPPRFGHPSSVRIPPPSRAFTLRLPSPSEPPAVTARRPIPATLPEETEVRAQEGPRRAKTGEDPVQIKGEDDEKRAPLSSGEASSTSRSQGTQEDLASFICSPGPLEGNIHHRFSENSVSEKAQASPASSCLEGPATPSTHSQAGCARHLGKPDPDAAAPPEPVAGCSLLPQKLAGEVPNEEPPPSSLGSPSLLMSGTRMPDGNPFGIPPRSAAPPRAARNRPCKRKMSIPLLLPLPPSLPLLWDRGELPPPAKLPCLSVEGALHTLEKSPEYKRNSRILEDKTETMTNSSFTQPAPSFSPPVETTDSLPLATYTDTSQVPAPLPIPDLADLATGPLILPVPPLSTTPKMDERIAFTIPNSPRALPADLVPLLRDQSNEKGGSCHSVVGAAPPTSDPPTPPSLTPFFKPPVRRESPISMHVDSPPPLSFLTLLPVPSTRTSVITSKPMNSTSVISTITTNTSGHLTSQTTVDPEVVNMDTTAPSQVVIFTSSLSSRVSSLPNSQIHCSAEQRHTGKTSVYTSPLPFIFHNTTPNFNQFFGKEATPQPKSGAPDGQQQKASLPGACVFLSLPIIAPPVTSTLVNSASTASSSKPPIETNAMNTTPPSKAVILQSASVSKKYLPFYLGLPGSGNTRPSSNIASVQASTSLPAQSVRGTTPTSNYALNPGATAQPKFGDPDGLQQKTSLPSAHDFLSLPIMVPPDTSTLVSNASAASLAKPAIDASAMNTTPPSKTVILQSTFVSRKEYIRFYLGLPGSGNILHSDNIASAQVSTSFPAQAGRKPVTTSSHPLNTESISHSTLGATDGQQKSDSSFILGNPATPAPAIGLPSPSAQPLSGSIIPPGFAELTSPYSALGTPINAEPAKSHNASAFPNGTAKTSGFRVATGMPGTGDSTSLVGNTILGPQVIMGPGTPMDGGSIGFTMSAPGPSSTSGELSTGQEQSGTPSTTSVFPFGRVAWDPTGHSMAAAPQGANNIPVFGFTSAATYIPGLDPPTQNSGSGMGGDGTKPMVGGPCVPAFQQCILQHTWTEKKFYTSSTHHYEQETYVRRHVCFQLP, from the coding sequence ATGGGCAATTTGTTTAGTAAATTTAGACCCGGGTGTCGCCGCCGGCCTGTACCAGGGCCAGGGCGTGGCGCCCCCGCTCCCCTGGCCCGGGACGCCTCCCAGCCCGGCCGGGTTCACCCCGCAGCCACCCCGCGCCCTTTCCGCGGCTTGTTCCGCCGGAATGCCCGTCGCAGGCCTTCGCCAGGCGGCATCTTCGTCGCCCCTAAGAGGCCGTGTCCTCTCCCGCGGGCTGCGGCCGCCCCTCTGGGGGTCCTGCCGGCTGTGGGCTGGGGGCTGGCCACGAGGAAGACACCCGTGCTGCCTACTCGGAACCCCCCGAGGTTTGGACACCCCAGCTCCGTGAGGATCCCTCCTCCCAGCCGCGCGTTCACCCTCCGGCTGCCTTCACCAAGTGAGCCGCCTGCGGTCACGGCCAGGAGGCCCATCCCAGCCACTCTCCCGGAGGAGACCGAGGTGCGGGCCCAAGAAGGGCCCAGAAGGGCAAAGACGGGTGAGGATCCGGTGCAGATCAAAGGGGAGGATGACGAGAAAAGGGCCCCCCTTAGCAGCGGAGAAGCATCGTCCACATCCAGGTCCCAGGGCACCCAGGAAGACCTCGCCTCCTTCATCTGCAGCCCTGGGCCTCTGGAGGGAAATATCCACCACAGGTTCTCAGAAAACAGCGTGAGTGAGAAGGCCCAGGCGTCTCCAGCGAGCTCCTGCTTGGAAGGCCCTGCCACGCCCAGCACGCACAGCCAGGCCGGATGTGCCCGGCATCTTGGAAAGCCTGATCCGGATGCAGCAGCGCCCCCTGAGCCAGTCGCGGGCTGCTCCCTGCTGCCGCAGAAGTTGGCCGGGGAAGTGCCGAATGAAGAGCCACCGCCCAGCTCTCTAGGCTCGCCGAGTCTGCTGATGTCCGGAACGAGGATGCCTGATGGGAATCCTTTCGGTATTCCTCCAAGGAGCGCTGCTCCTCCCAGAGCTGCCCGCAACAGGCCCTGCAAAAGGAAAATGTCGATTCCACTGCTGCTGCCGCTGCCCCCTTCACTGCCATTGCTGTGGGATCGAGGTGAGCTTCCCCCACCTGCTAAGCTCCCCTGCCTGTCTGTCGAGGGAGCCCTACACACCTTAGAGAAGAGCCCTGAGTATAAAAGGAATAGCAGAATCTTGGAGGATAAAACAGAGACCATGACAAACAGCAGCTTCACCCAACCTGCCCCTTCTTTCTCCCCACCTGTGGAGACTACAGACTCCCTGCCCCTTGCCACTTACACTGACACTTCACAGGTCCCAGCTCCTTTGCCCATCCCTGACTTGGCTGACCTGGCTACTGGACCCCTCATTCTGCCTGTCCCTCCACTTTCCACCACACCAAAAATGGATGAGAGAATAGCATTCACAATCCCTAACTCTCCTCGGGCTCTTCCTGCTGACCTTGTTCCCCTTTTGAGGGATCAATCTAATGAGAAAGGAGGCTCTTGTCATTCAGTCGTAGGAGCAGCGCCTCCCACTTCTGACCCCCCAACACCTCCTAGCCTCACACCCTTCTTCAAGCCTCCTGTCAGAAGGGAGTCCCCAATATCTATGCATGTGGattcccctcctcctctttccttcctgacTCTTCTTCCAGTCCCTTCCACCAGGACCTCAGTTATCACCAGCAAGCCTATGAATTCCACATCAGTCATTTCCACTATCACAACAAATACATCTGGCCACCTAACCTCACAGACTACGGTAGACCCTGAAGTAGTTAACATGGATACTACTGCCCCTTCTCAGGTTGTTATTTTCACATCTTCCCTAAGCTCCAGGGTGAGCTCACTCCCAAATTCCCAAATACATTGCAGTGCAGAGCAGAGGCACACAGGAAAGACATCAGTCTACACATCTCCACTTCCATTTATATTCCACAATACCACCCCAAATTTTAACCAATTCTTTGGAAAAGAAGCCACCCCTCAGCCCAAATCTGGGGCTCCTGATGGGCAGcagcagaaagcttctctccccGGTGCCTGTGTTTTTCTGAGCCTTCCCATCATTGCTCCTCCAGTCACCTCCACTTTAGTGAACAGTGCCTCTACAGCATCATCATCCAAGCCTCCCATTGAAACCAATGCTATGAATACCACTCCTCCCTCCAAGGCTGTCATCTTGCAGTCTGCCTCTGTCTCCAAGAAGTACCTCCCATTTTACCTGGGGCTTCCTGGTTCTGGGAACACACGACCCAGTAGCAACATTGCCTCAGTCCAAGCTTCCACCAGTTTGCCTGCACAGTCAGTCAGGGGAACAACTCCAACTTCCAACTATGCTTTAAATCCAGGAGCCACCGCTCAGCCCAAATTTGGGGACCCTGATGGGCTACAGCAGAAAACCTCTCTCCCCAGTGCCCATGATTTTCTGAGCCTTCCTATCATGGTTCCTCCAGACACCTCCACTTTAGTGAGCAATGCCTCTGCAGCATCATTAGCCAAGCCTGCCATTGACGCCAGTGCTATGAATACCACCCCTCCTTCCAAAACTGTCATCCTGCAGTCTACCTTTGTCTCCAGGAAGGAGTACATCCGATTTTATTTGGGGCTTCCTGGTTCTGGGAACATACTACACAGTGACAACATTGCTTCAGCCCAAGTCTCCACCAGTTTTCCTGCACAGGCAGGCAGGAAACCAGTCACAACTTCCAGCCATCCTTTAAATACAGAATCTATCTCTCATTCCACACTTGGGGCCACTGATGGGCAGCAGAAGTCTGACAGTTCTTTTATTCTGGGGAATCCAGCAACCCCAGCACCAGCTATAGGCTTACCATCTCCCTCAGCCCAGCCACTGAGTGGCAGCATAATTCCACCAGGTTTTGCAGAGTTAACATCACCATATTCTGCATTGGGCACACCTATTAATGCCGAGCCTGCCAAGAGTCACAACGCAAGTGCTTTCCCCAATGGCACAGCAAAGACTTCTGGATTTAGAGTTGCCACTGGGATGCCTGGCACTGGAGACAGCACCTCACTGGTTGGAAATACTATTCTAGGCCCACAAGTGATTATGGGACCTGGAACCCCTATGGATGGTGGGAGCATTGGATTCACCATGTCTGCCCCAGGCCCCAGTTCCACATCAGGAGAACTCAGCACTGGACAAGAACAGAGTGGGACACCCAGCACCACTTCTGTTTTCCCATTTGGTCGAGTAGCCTGGGACCCAACTGGCCACAGCATGGCTGCTGCACCACAAGGGGCTAATAACATTCCTGTATTTGGATTTACTTCTGCTGCCACCTACATTCCTGGTTTGGACCCACCTACCCAGAATTCAGGCAGCGGTATGGGAGGGGATGGCACCAAACCCATGGTTGGAGGCCCTTGTGTTCCTGCTTTTCAACAGTGCATCCTGCAGCACACATGGACAGAGAAAAAATTCTACACTTCAAGCACCCACCACTATGAACAAGAAACATACGTTAGGAGACATGTCTGTTTCCAACTTCCATAA